From Cryptococcus gattii WM276 chromosome J, complete sequence:
GTACGCCCGTCGATATGGGCCATGTGTCCACACCTTCTTTGTCCTTTCCCAGAATGACATACTCCTCTACATCTGCGTTGTCGCCTCAACATAGTTGACGGCAATCTTCAACTTGAGATCGATGATTTCTTCCGAAGCCTTGCTGCAGATTCGTTTGTAAGTTTGACGAGTAATGTCGTCCCATCCACGAAGAATCATGACGCGCGGCGATTCGGGGAGCGAATGTATTAGGCAAAGCTGGATCACGGAGGGAATGATACCCAGTGCGAAGAGGATGCGTCATCCACATTCTACATTCTGCATCCCGGCACCGATGCCGCTCGCGAGAGGGGCGCAATGACGGATGCTCCCACACCGACACCGAGACTCAGACGTCCAACAATGATTTGAGGGGCCGAATAGCTCGAACGATGAGGACGGCACCAGCGATAAAGCTGGGTAAAGCTTTTCCCGAATCAGCACTGCCCTGGGTCGGATTATAGGAAAACTCACAAGATATCAGCGATAAGTAAACATGGTTTTCTGCCCCATTGGTCGGCGATGATGCATAGTTGTTCGCCGCAAGATTGCGCCAATGGTCGTAGCAACAGTGATGATCTCCGTCTCGGACGTAGACAGGACATGTCCAAGGTCGGTCATACCACTCGCCTGTGATTGCCGATCTCCGAACTGCACCTATTACCCTTGTCCGGTGTGTCGGACTTTAAGAGAGGCGGGGTACACTTATGTTCGACGCATTGAGCGACGCTCAAAAATCAGTATCGGTTGTCTCTGCTTAGGGCTCCGCCTTATTTACGCTTGACTCCCCCTCGCATAGAGGCCAACGAATCAATCAAAGTTCTACTCAGGATGGATATCAGCTCTTACACATGGGGAGTCGCCACGGCGTCTCTCAGTATGAGACCCGACGACACCATGGAGCGCAAGTTTGCGGCACTGCAGGCTGCCGGGTTCAAGAATTGCGAATTGGGGTTCGGTGGGTATATGGAATGGGTTCGACAACAGCGTCCTGATCTGTGAGACTGTTCCCTGTCTCAAGTGTATCAAGCTAATTACAATAGTCCCGCCTCGACCGCTCCGCACGAATGGGCAGAGGCAGGTGAGCCTGACCCCTCGGATGAAGAGATCTGGAAGGCCTTGTTCGACCATGTTCCCGCCATGCTGTCTCTTGCGAAGTCTTACGGCATAAAGATCCTCATGCTTCAACCGCTAAACCAGTTCGAGGGATGGGCTGCTGGTAGCAAGCGAGCGGATTGGTGCAGACGGAAAGCGGAAAAATGGATGCCTCTTTGCTCCGCTCTGGGAGTGGAACAGATCCAGGCAAGTTTGTTTTCTTTGTTCAAAAGAAGATGCCAACACTGGAATAGGTCGGCTCGAACGACTTATTGCCCGCCGACTTTGAAGATGCGAAGGTCGCCGAAGACATGCGATGGCTCGCTCAGTTCTCATCCGAGCTGAAACCACCTGTCAAGATCGCATATGAGAATTGGTCATTTGGCGACCGTATCTCTAGCATCGAGCACGCGTGGAAGATTGTTCAAATGGCTGTAAGTCTCGTGAAATCCCAATATATTCCCCCCCAGCATCCGTCTCTGACATATATTAGGACCACCCAAACTTTGGCCTTTGCCTCGATACCGCCCACTTCCCTCTCACTCTCGGCTACGGCTGGAATCCCCGAACGGGCGAAGGTTGGACGGAAGCCGACTTCCAAAACATTCTCAGCTTCATCCGTGCTCTTCCAGTCGAAAAGATCTTCTATGTCGAGCTGTCGGACGTACTCGCTCCTGTTGTACCTCTTGGTCAAGGCAGTCCTTTCGATGAATGGTGCAACAGTGCCCAGACCAGTCGAGGGGATCGCTTCCTCTGGGCCATGGTCGCTCGGCCTGTACCTCTGATTGGTCGTGACGCCGGTAGGAGTATCAAGGCCGAAAGCGACAAAGGTGGGGCGAGAGTTGTTGAGGCTCTCCGGGTCATTCTTGAAACCGGGTACAACGGTAAGCGCTTTAGCGGGAGAAAAAAGGGGAATTGCTGAAAGATTACTAGGACGCCTCATGTTTGAACCGTTTGAAGCGCTCAGCATGGAGCAGGGCAACGACGTTCCGTCCCTTTATGCCCAAGCTTGCGCCGAGGCCAAGCAACGACTCATCGAGGCCATAAAGCAAGGATAATGGCTTTATGTTGTAACAGAATGCAAATATGACCTGTGCCCTATCGAATCAAACGTTTGAGGCTTGGGACCAAATAATGGCTAGATCCTCCTTGTCAGTTAAGACCAATCCGATCGGAGCAGTTCAGGCAGTTGCATCGTCAAAACTACGGAGATGCTCCGTTCTCGCGAGGTACCTTTGACGCTCGGCGGTTACTTCGTCTGGACAAAGGGCGGTGCACTGCCGTTGAATTTCTTGCGAGCACGGAACTGCAGGAAGATTTATAGAGCCTTGGAAACCGGACGTGATGACAATTACTCGCCCTGACGGTCACATTTCAACTCCTAAAATTCAGCCCAATGGACACTTCATGATGGTTTGTGATCCTGCTCAAAGAGTAACGACGATGCAGGTTTTTGGATGCCTCTGTCCCACAGCGATGCTGCTTCGCAGCAAACACAACTAACGCTGTATGAAGAACGGTATGGGCCACCGTAAGAACATACATCATATTTACAATCTAGAAGAAAAGAGTCCATGTCCTGAAGGAAGCGACTATGTAAGGTATGGTTCAGCCGCAACTCCCTCAAGGACCCCCTTGATCCGTAAGGCGACTCTCTTGGAGTGATATCTACCGTGTTGCAATGTTCCTATTGTATTATCAGCCACGTTTTGCAAATTCTGAAACAAGTTTCCACTCACCAACCATGATCCACAAGTTCGGGACACCACACTCTCGGTACGCTGATTTGatctctccctcctcatCCATACCCCAGATTGGGTTGCATCGCTTTGCAACGTTGTCTCCGAGGGTCATACGGATCGAGTCGATGGTGTTAGAGAAACCGGTAGCCATGATGACCAGGTCGTACTCCTTTTCTCGTCCACCACTGAGAATGACCTTGTCCTCGGTGAATCTCGAGGAACTGTTAGCGATGGCTTAAAAGCCCAGTACTGAGAAAAGCCTCACTTTTCAATGTAACCCTGCTCAACCTTGACTTTCCCGTTGATGATCTGCTGGCAGGCACCGGCTTCAAAGTAGAAACCACCGTTCTTGGTATAACCAAGTGTTTGCACACCAGTAGCCCTCTGACCTCGCCATGTCTTGAAACCTTTGGCCTTCAGGCCATCAAGCATTTCCTTGTCAAGCTCCTCTAACTCGATCGCTCCCCGACGACCCATCTCCTCACCAGGTCCAACAGGAGTAGCGTACGAAATACGGTCGCATGCATCGAGATCTGGTCGTTCCTGACCCTTTGGCTCGTAGTGACCGAGGGCGCGGGGTACGGAATGAGTAAGACTCATCACGTAGGTGGGGGACCGTTGGAGGAGAGTCACGTCAATGTCACGTCGAGCAAAGTCGTAAGCGGTGTCGAAACCAGAAGACGAGGTTCCAACAACGAGGACTTTCTTTCCGACCCACTCACGGGAACTGTCGTGCGCGGTAGAATGACGAATGACGCCACGGAACTTCTCTTCTCCGGGAGTGACTGGCTGCGTCGGGACACCGCAGAGAGAGGTTGCTATGACGACGTGTTTGGGTTTGACGATACGGTGTCCTTTGTTGCCGCGATCCACCTCGATGGTCCATGCACCGTTGGCATCTTGCTCGCATTTGACAATCGAAGAGCCAGTCCATGCGTGAAGTTCCATGGCACTTGCGTACCATTCGAGCCAGTCACCGAGTTTCCCGGCGGGCGTGTACACTGGCCAGTGCTCAGGGTAAGGCATATACGGGAAATGGTCTACGGGATGATCAGCAATGCGCACCGtcaagaaagaagagactGACCGGCCCAGTGAGGGAAGTGGAGGGAAAGATATTCGTATCGTTGACGCCAGTTGTCACCGATATGCTTGTTCTTttcgatgatgatggtgggAACACCCAACGCCTTCAATCGCGCTGCCATCATAAGTCCGCTATATGACCGTCAGCACTGTGAAAGCCGAGGGATCTGCGGATGACTGACTTGTGCCCACCGCCGACGATCACCACGTCCGGCTCTTGCTCCTGAAAGTCGGTGTCTTTTTCTCTCTGCGCAGCCCAGCTGATAGGACCTGTCATGTGACCGTCACGGTTGGGAAGTTCGGGAAAGGCTCGCAGACCCTCAATGACGGAGTGGAAGGTCCAGATCTTGATGCCTTCATCGGTGTTGAGGAGGTTCATGACCACAGATGCGTTGATCTGCTCTGTATCCAGGGTAAGGTGCGCCTGGATGTAGGAAAGATCGGGATAGGGGCGCTGGACGGAAGGCGAGGGGGCGATGATGGTGACGTTTTCGACGTGGGCGGAAGGCAGGAGGTCGGTAGCGGCACGCTCGATGGCGTCATGGAAGTTGAAGGTTCGGTAGGTCCAGGTAAATGCGACTTTGTCACGCCAGATACCTGGAGATAACCGTCAGCTCGTTGACCCTACTAGCATTGATTTCAAAGCGGCCGCTTACCTTttttgaagaagaggccAGCAAAAGCCTTGCCATCACCGGATCGGAGTGCGGGTGCGAGCTTGTTCTCAACAAACTCATTCACGATAGCTGGGGCATCTGTGCCTGCGGGAAAGTCTCGACCTTCACGGTCGAAGGTGGGGAGGGGAGTGTTGTACTTGAAATCATACATAAAGTTGGGGGCGACGGGATCCTTTTCCTCGGGCGACTCAACTTCGATCTCCTTCTGGTCGTTGACGATTTTGGCTTTGAGGTCGGCCACATCGACCTGTTGGCCATCGACTTCGGTTTTGATAGCACTTGGAGCCATGATGTTTAAAGAGGCGGTACTGGTGAGGGAAGGTTTGCAAAAAGTGCGTGGAATGAAAGATAGGGCCAGGTTCGCTCTCGAGAGTTTATAGTCCAGCGGGTGCGTGCGATTGTCGTATACAAACTTTACTCCGATCGGTCGGATATAAATCTCTTGCTGGCACGGATGTAGGTATCGGGTCTAGACCCGAACAAATCAGTCTCGCTTATAGGTACAGGACTTTATTTCTGCGGTAACGCGGCGATTAGTTTCCGATAAAAAAATACAATCAATGTATTTGTGCCGACTTCCGATCGGCCGGCGTTATCGCGACCTTTATCGCTTGCCGTCACAATAGAACTAATCGGCGATGGCAATCTCTGCTCATGCAGCTCGAATGGAGGGGCTCCAGAGATCTGTCTTGAGGACCAGCTGGATGTAGATGCTTCAGGGCAGACCGCACAATGCTGGTACTACACGTGTGGCAGTAAGCGATATGTCTGAAATGAGGCCCCAGCGGGGACAAAAGCTAACTGTCCAAATGAGCGGTGGGCACCCTCTATCCTCCAGATGCATCTTTTCTTTGGGCCCGCGTCCCATGGCTAGTAAGCTATCCATCCTTTCCAAGATCTCTTCCACCTTCGAGATCTCCTTCACCCACACCTCCACTCGGCCAGATACCATAAACTTCAAACGTCCATGTGTCCGTCAATGTTCCTCCCCTCGGGGCCCTTACGGGCGGAAATGGAGTTTCGACGGTACCGAACCCGAATATGTACTTAATTTTCGTGATTTCCATATCCACTTTCAGGGAACCGTAGTATAGGTGGAGCCTTTCTCAGAAAAAATCGCATCACTACTGCCTGTAGCTAGTGTACGACGGACGATTGATCATGGCAGTCCTGTCGGGCGACGTGGCGCTGGCTCGTTCGCGACATTCTGCGGATTACAGTCGTTTCGTGACCTGAGACACTTATGTCAGAGTGACCCCACCTGGATCTTGACAACAAGCTTGGGGCTCTGCCTTCACTAAATGATATTTCGCATAAAATACGACACAGCGGCTTCGCATCGAATGGCGCTCTTGCGGGCCAGACGCATATCCAGACTCCTCGCAACCATCGCCAATTTGAGTCGACAAAACGTAATGGTCTTTTTGAAATTTTGACCGAAGAATCTCAGAGACAAAAGAGGATCCGCGGGTAGACATCTTTACGCAAACTGATGCTCAAGCGGAAATTGGCTCGGCGTAATATTGCAAGCCCTGTGACCTTACTGGAAGGAGGGCTGCTGAAACGGGCTAGACATGCATCGATCGAAGTAGATCAGCGTGGTGCTGCACACCTAACAATCTCATTCAAAAATCTCCCATCCAAGAATGCCCCCACACCCATGAGAAGCGTCTCCTCCTCATGGCAAACGATCAGCTCTCTGGACTTTCATAGGCCCCGTCATTAATTCGGCTCTTTCAAATAGGAAATCTAGACGAGGATCAGTGCTCGTATAACGGCTCACGAAAACACACCTCTGCAGATGGCACCGCCTCTGTGTGCTGGATGATGTTAGCAGTCCCTGGATCGGTGAAGCCTACCTTGAATGGCTTCCTCGGATGCATACTGTACCAAAATGTGAGCAATTAATCCGAGAAGAATCATAAGATGCTTACCTCTTCCCAAACGAATATCAGATTTTGATCGTCCTTGCTGACTGCGATGTCGAAGATCCTTGTGCCGGGCTCTTTCTCTTCAGCCTCGGCGCGAATACCTGCGAGGACTGGCGCAAGTGAGTGGTGTTCTTCTAGACGATTAGTACCAGACTCACGATCTAAGATTCTGGCACGACATTCCTTCTTAGCCGAAATCGTTACGAGCTATGATTGAAGTCAGCTTCTATGTGCATATCTGTGCGTAGGGTCACCGACTTGTATGAAACTCATTGCTGTCTTTAATTCCATGCCACAGGCAAAGGGCGCGCCCCGTCGATGCAAAACCTGATAAATCCAAACCACATTGCGCTTCATGTGCCGATCCGGAGTTCCGCTTCTAGCGTGATCAATAATCTCTGGCTTCTAAAAAAAGATGACTCCTGTACATCTCGACGCGACATGTGGCAGGCGCAAAAGTCCGCGATCTCCGGTTCTTTTGGTGTCATGTCATCGGATATTTAAAGCACGGAGCTACCGGCAATTTCCATCAAATCTAATCTCTGATGATGGTTTTTGGTCAAATCCGGCCATTCTCCGGTCTGTTGCCGTCCCAACGGCAAACCCCGACCAATGGGATCTAGGTTTTACCCGCTGAGACAGTGATCAGAAAGGTTTATCCAAAAATAGGAACACCCTTAAGCTATATCCGATGTCGTGTGGGGCTGATCTGGGGTCCCGTGGGGATGCCTCAAAACCTACATAAAAACCTACATAAACCGCTAATATAGAATTTGGAGAACACCCCCAATCCCATATCCCCGCGCTGTATcacaatgtcttcaaccctAGACACCATTACGCCCATGCCCGACGGAGATAAAAATCAGACATCCGTCAATATCAGCAAGGAGGACTCGAAGGTTGAGATCGAGCACTATGAAAGCGTTTCGCATATCGCCAATACCTATGATGGCCTGATAGTGAGTACCCAATCGAGTCGCCGCCGATGAAAGTGCATGCGACTGATGCAAGTAGGACGAGAACCTCGTTCGGGCCGAAAACGAGGACAAGGTGACTCCTTATTTTATGTTTCTCATATCAGTTGCAGCCATTGCGGGCTTTTTGTTTGGATACGGTAGGTGATAAGATAACGACCGATCTCGCGCTCTTTTACTCACAACCGATAGACACTGGTATCATCGGAGCAGCCTTACCAATGGTGGGTACCGCGCTCGGTCACACCCTGTCGGCTACCGAGAGTGAAATTATCACCGCTGGAACGACAATCGGTGCGATCTTCGGTGCTTCAATCCTCGGTACCATGGCCGATAAATTGGGCCGTAAATGGGCTATGGTCATTTCCGACATTGCGTAAGTATCACCTTTGTCAAAGCCGCGAATTCTTCGGCTGACGTGAGAAGCTTCACTGCAGGCGCGATCATCATTGCAGCGAGCTTCTCGGTTCCCCAGATAATCGTCGGTCGATTGGTCCTTGGTGTTGGTGTTGGAGGCGCCGCTGTTATCGCTCCTCTCTACATTGCCGAGCTCGCCCCGACCGCTGTTCGAGGACGTTGTGTCGGCGTCAACGCCTTTTTCATTCCTTTTGGCCAAGTCATCGCCAGTGCCATCGGCGCCGGTTTTCAAGCAGGCGTTCCATATCACATTGGGTGGCGAATCCTCTGTGAGCAAACTTTTAGTCCCTGATTTTGCACTTGAGCTGATTTCGTGCAGTCGCACTGGGCGTCGTTCCCTCGGTTGCGCAACTCTGCCTCATGCACTACCTCCCGGAGTCTCCCCGAGTATTGGTCCTTCGAGGcaaagaggatgaagcCCGTGCTTgtttgaagaagatttaTGGAACAGCCACG
This genomic window contains:
- a CDS encoding uncharacterized protein (Similar to TIGR gene model, INSD accession AAW44929.1), translating into MDISSYTWGVATASLSMRPDDTMERKFAALQAAGFKNCELGFGGYMEWVRQQRPDLPASTAPHEWAEAGEPDPSDEEIWKALFDHVPAMLSLAKSYGIKILMLQPLNQFEGWAAGSKRADWCRRKAEKWMPLCSALGVEQIQVGSNDLLPADFEDAKVAEDMRWLAQFSSELKPPVKIAYENWSFGDRISSIEHAWKIVQMADHPNFGLCLDTAHFPLTLGYGWNPRTGEGWTEADFQNILSFIRALPVEKIFYVELSDVLAPVVPLGQGSPFDEWCNSAQTSRGDRFLWAMVARPVPLIGRDAGRSIKAESDKGGARVVEALRVILETGYNGRLMFEPFEALSMEQGNDVPSLYAQACAEAKQRLIEAIKQG
- a CDS encoding myo-inositol transporter, putative (Similar to TIGR gene model, INSD accession AAW43040.1) — its product is MPDGDKNQTSVNISKEDSKVEIEHYESVSHIANTYDGLIDENLVRAENEDKVTPYFMFLISVAAIAGFLFGYDTGIIGAALPMVGTALGHTLSATESEIITAGTTIGAIFGASILGTMADKLGRKWAMVISDIAFTAGAIIIAASFSVPQIIVGRLVLGVGVGGAAVIAPLYIAELAPTAVRGRCVGVNAFFIPFGQVIASAIGAGFQAGVPYHIGWRILFALGVVPSVAQLCLMHYLPESPRVLVLRGKEDEARACLKKIYGTATDDIIDLKLRIVKQYVAATTVMQRDLSFTERAKKYWTHKPYRRAIISVSGVQAFGQLTGFNTLLYYSGTIFGLLGLKNGSAAGLIPSCLNAAFVFIGMSIVDKVGRRKLMVIFIPGMMVAFTWTIISFHYLTKPTGGLLLEDYQYPTALVGSVLGSIVLFVIPFGLTYSHIIWYQSEFLPLEIRAAGSAISTTCCWLALGG
- a CDS encoding flavin-containing monooxygenase, putative (Similar to TIGR gene model, XP_570814.1); amino-acid sequence: MAPSAIKTEVDGQQVDVADLKAKIVNDQKEIEVESPEEKDPVAPNFMYDFKYNTPLPTFDREGRDFPAGTDAPAIVNEFVENKLAPALRSGIWRDKVAFTWTYRTFNFHDAIERAATDLLPSAHVENVTIIAPSPSVQRPYPDLSYIQAHLTLDTEQINASVVMNLLNTDEGIKIWTFHSVIEGLRAFPELPNRDGHMTGPISWAAQREKDTDFQEQEPDVVIVGGGHNGLMMAARLKALGVPTIIIEKNKHIGDNWRQRYEYLSLHFPHWADHFPYMPYPEHWPVYTPAGKLGDWLEWYASAMELHAWTGSSIVKCEQDANGAWTIEVDRGNKGHRIVKPKHVVIATSLCGVPTQPVTPGEEKFRGVIRHSTAHDSSREWVGKKVLVVGTSSSGFDTAYDFARRDIDVTLLQRSPTYVMSLTHSVPRALGHYEPKGQERPDLDACDRISYATPVGPGEEMGRRGAIELEELDKEMLDGLKAKGFKTWRGQRATGVQTLGYTKNGGFYFEAGACQQIINGKVKVEQGYIEKFTEDKVILSGGREKEYDLVIMATGFSNTIDSIRMTLGDNVAKRCNPIWGMDEEGEIKSAYRECGVPNLWIMVGTLQHGRYHSKRVALRIKGVLEGVAAEPYLT